A segment of the Methanomassiliicoccaceae archaeon DOK genome:
GGGTGGGCATCGGCGCCGTCGGATCGATCATCGTGGGTCTCGTGGTCTTCAACGAGATGCTGAACATCCTCGGATGGGCCTTCCTCGTCGTGATCATCATAGGCATCCTCGGCCTGAACCTGGTCACCGAGGGCGAGTCCCCGGAACCCGGGGACGACAAGCGCGAGTGACGCCCGCAACGGTCGCCGTCCGCCCTGCCCTCACGTGCGCGATGTGCGGGCGCGACTGAAACCTTATCTACGTCGCGATTATAGGGAAACTCCAGAGGAGCCAAATGACGCTTAAATTCGGAGTACCCAACAAAGGACGCTTGAACGAGAGGACCATCGAGCTGCTCGCCAAGGCGGGCATCGACCTCGGAGAGGACGTCGGACGCAGACTGTACGTCAAGGCGAGGAACCAGGACATCGAGGTCCTGTTCCTCAGGGCCCAGGACATCCCGGAGTTCGTCGCCACCGGTGCCATCGACATCGGGATCACCGGACAGGACCAGGTCGCCGAGGCCGGGGCGCAGATCGAGCAGGTGCTGGAGCTCAGGTTCGGATACTGCCACATGGCCGTCGCCGTCCCGGAGGCCTCCGGGATCAAGGACGCGTCCGAGATCAAGGATGGCAGCAGGATCGCCACATCCTACCCCAACATCGCCAGGCGCTACTTCGAGTCCCTCGGCAAGGACGTCAGCGTCATCGTGGTCACCGGCGCGGCGGAGATCATGCCCTACCTCGGCATCTCCGACTACATCGTCGACCTCGTCTCCACCGGCTCCACGCTCAAGATGAACAGGATGATCGAGGCCGGCAGGATCCTCGACTCCCAGGCCGCGGTCTTCACGTCCAAGCAGTCCATGGAGAAGTACGGGGAGCAGATCGAGGAGATCGCCAGCTCCATCCAGAGCGTCATCGACGCCGAGAACAAGAGGTACATCATGGCCGACGTGCCCAGGGACAGGCTCTCCGACGTCGAGCGCATCATCCCCGGGATCGGCGGACCCACCATCCTCGACATCGCGGGCAACAGCGGCTTCATGGCAGTCCACGCAGTCATAGACTCCGACCAGACGTTCCACGTCATCGCCGAGCTCAAGAAGATCGGCGCCAAGGGCATCCTGACCACCCCGATCGAGAGGCTGGTGAACTGAGATGGAGCCCGACAGGAGCATAATGAGGGAGACCACCAGGGACTTCCAGACGTACTACAGCCCCATGCTCCACGGAGAGGTCAGGCTCGACACCAACACGAACGTCCTCGGCTCCAACCCTGCCGCCGCCGAGTACCTCAGGACCCACACCTGGGACCTGAACGGATACCCGGACACCTACTCCAGGGACCTGCGCGCGGCGCTGGGGAAGCTCTACGGCGTCGACCCGGACTGCATCATCGCCGGCAACGGGTCCGACGAGATGATTGACGTCATCTTCAAGACGTTCACCAACTGGGGGGACAACAGCGTCGTTCCCGTCCCCTCCTACTCGCTATACGACTACTTCGTCAGGATGAACGGCGGCAGGGCGATCCCCGTGGACCTCACGGAGGACTACCAGCTCGACGTCGACTCCATGGTGAAGCAGGAGAACGCCAAGGTCACCATCGTGCCCTCGCCCAACAACCCCACCGGCAACTGCTTCAGGACCAAGGACCTGGAGGAGCTCATATCCAGGTTCGACGGCATCGTCGTCATGGACGAGGCCTACACCGAGTACACAGGCACCGACGGGTTCATCAAGAGGGCGACCGAGTTCGACAACCTAGTCGTCACCAGGACGTTCTCCAAGGTCTACGCCATGGCGGCGCTGCGCGTCGGGTACATGGTCGCCAACAGAAAGCTCACCGACATGATGATGAGCGTCAAGATCCCCTACTCCCTGAACGCCATCAGCGAGGGGGCCGCGGTCGCCGCGCTGAAAGACCAGGACTTCGTCAGGAGGAGCGTCCAGATGGTGACCGAGCAGAGGCCCAAGCTCGAGGCGGGGCTCAGGAAGCTCGGATTCGAGCCGTTCCCGTCCGACTCCAACTTCATCCTCGCCAGGTCCCCCATCGACCACACCGCCCTCGTCGAGGGCCTCAAGAAGAAGGGCGTGCTCATACGCGACTTCGGGTCCAAGCGCAGGACCGAGAACTGCGTCAGGCCCACCGTGGGCACCGAGGAGCTCAACAGGCTGCTCCTGGAGAAGACGGCAGAGGTGATCGACGAATGCCGCTGAGGATCACGCTGACCGACTACGGCGTCGGCAACCTCTACTCCATCCGCAGGTCCCTCGAGAACTGCGGCGCGGAGGTGGTCACCGTCAGGGACATGAGGGACGTCCTCGACGCCGAGTGCGTCGTGTTCCCCGGCGTGGGGGCTTTCGACAAGACGATGGAGAAGCTGCAGCCCTACAGGGAGGACATCAGGGAGAGGCTGCTCTCCGGCACCCCCGCGCTGGGCATATGCATCGGCATGCAGATCATGTTCGGTTCCAGCGCCGAGGGCACCACCCCCGGCCTAGGCGTGTTCGACGGCGACGTGGTCCCGCTCACCGGGAGGGTCGTCCCGCACATGGGATGGAACCAGGTGGTGTCCGACGACCCCCTCATGGAAGACGTCGGTGACAACAACTTCTACTTCGCACACTCGTACCGCGGGAACCCCGCCGAGGACATCACCATCGGCACCACCGAGTACGAGGGCGCCGAGATACCCACGTTCTTCAGGAAGGCCAACACGTACGGCACGCAGTTCCACCCGGAGAAGAGCAGCTCGTCCGGCATGGCGTTCCTCAGGAACTTCATAGCGTTCGCGGAGTCGGTACTGTGATGGTCATACCCGCAGTCGACGTGCTGGACCACCAGGTGGTGCAGCTGGTCGGGGGAGTCCCCGGCAGCCAGCAGATCGTGATGCCCAACCCCGCGGACGTGGCCGAGATGTGGGTCGACAAGGGTGCCAGGTACCTGCACCTCGTCGACCTGGACGGAGCGTTCGGGAAGGAGAACAACATCCCCGTCTTCAAGAGGATCATAAGGGACGCCGGCGTCCCTGCACAGGTGGGGGGCGGCATCAGGTCCGCCGAGACCATCGACGACCTCATATCCGCAGGCGCGGACCGCGTGGTCGTGGGGACCAAGGCCGTCAAGGAGCCGGAGTGGCTGGCGGAGATGGCCGACAGGCACCCCGGGAGGATCGTCCTGGGACTGGACACCAAGGCCGGGCGCATCGCCATCAAGGGATGGCAGGAATCCGCGCAGATGACAGTCGGGGAGATGTTCGACATCATCAGGGACCTCCCCCTCGCCGGAGTGCTCAACACCAACGTGGACGTCGAGGGCCAGAAGAAGGGCATCGACGAGAGGCAGGCCAGGGACTTCATCTCCAGGTGCCCGTGCGACGTGATCTCGTCCGGGGGCGTGACCTCCAGGATTGACGCGGACATCCTCGCAGACGCGGGGGCCGTGGGCGCGGTCGTGGGTCTGGCACTCTACACCGAGGTCATCAAGCCGTGGGAGTGGGACACGCCCTGGATGGCGTGAGCCACTCCGCCGCAAACACCTTACCGACCATTTTTCGGTTTTCCTAACGGCGTTACATTTAACTCATGTAATCCAATCCTCGGCTCATGAAGATGCCCTGCGAGCTGATCGTCACCCACATCCTCCCCACCGCCAGGGGAGCGCTGGCCAAGGAGCTGGTCCACAACCACGGAATGACCCAGGTGCAGGTGGCGAACCTCTTCGGCGTCACCAGCGCCGCCGTGTCCCAGTACATCAAGGGGCTCAGAGGCGGGAACAACCTCATCGACAAGAGCGCCTACCGCGAGGACTTCTACAACATGATCTCCGACACCGCCGACATGGTCGCCGACGGCAAGGACCTCACCGAGGCCCTGTGCGAGATCTGCTCCTTCGTCAAGAGCAGCGGGCTGCTCAAGGCCCTGTACGTCTACGAGGGCTACAGCGGCGAGCTCGGGGTGTGCATGGAGTGCCCCAGGACCACCATCACCATCCCCGAGGGACTCTGAGAGAAAAATACACTCTGGATGACGACGATAGGTATTGTCGCCACATCATACCTGAAGATGTTCGATTCGACCTTACGAGACCCCTTCGATACGGTTGCACATCTCGAGGATCGACCTGATAACATACGGGTTTACTAGGCTGTACTTGACTTCCTTTCCTTCTTTGGTGGATTCTACTATCCCTGCTTCTTTCATGATCTTCAGATTGTGAGACACCAGTGATGACGAGGCACCGACAGTGACGGAAATCTGACTGACGCTCATCCTCCCGCTCATCAGTGCTATTATGATCTCCATCCTCTTGGCGTCTGCCATCGCTTTCAGGGTTTGCAATCCTCCGGTGCCCACATTCTCCACTCTCCGGGCAACCTTTTCCAACATGGAATCATCGATGGGCTTGCGGCATATCTCCTGATCATAGGGACTCGCATCGTCATAGGGCTTCTGTGCACTGATGATGAAATTACTGGGGAGCTTCATGAAGCCGTTCTCCGTGAGAACGGAATAGGAGTAAGAATCCAGTGACAACACATGGATATCTGTCATTCCCAGGCCCAACAATGTGGACACGTCCCATGTCGGTCTTCTCTCACGGGTCAGAGGCAGCTCATATGCCAACTTCCTGATGATGTTCAGATCCACCCCGCCGACATTCGTCTTGGCATGTAGGTTGTTGTCAACACCGTTCTTAAGGT
Coding sequences within it:
- a CDS encoding ATP phosphoribosyltransferase, whose translation is MTLKFGVPNKGRLNERTIELLAKAGIDLGEDVGRRLYVKARNQDIEVLFLRAQDIPEFVATGAIDIGITGQDQVAEAGAQIEQVLELRFGYCHMAVAVPEASGIKDASEIKDGSRIATSYPNIARRYFESLGKDVSVIVVTGAAEIMPYLGISDYIVDLVSTGSTLKMNRMIEAGRILDSQAAVFTSKQSMEKYGEQIEEIASSIQSVIDAENKRYIMADVPRDRLSDVERIIPGIGGPTILDIAGNSGFMAVHAVIDSDQTFHVIAELKKIGAKGILTTPIERLVN
- the hisC gene encoding histidinol-phosphate transaminase, which translates into the protein MEPDRSIMRETTRDFQTYYSPMLHGEVRLDTNTNVLGSNPAAAEYLRTHTWDLNGYPDTYSRDLRAALGKLYGVDPDCIIAGNGSDEMIDVIFKTFTNWGDNSVVPVPSYSLYDYFVRMNGGRAIPVDLTEDYQLDVDSMVKQENAKVTIVPSPNNPTGNCFRTKDLEELISRFDGIVVMDEAYTEYTGTDGFIKRATEFDNLVVTRTFSKVYAMAALRVGYMVANRKLTDMMMSVKIPYSLNAISEGAAVAALKDQDFVRRSVQMVTEQRPKLEAGLRKLGFEPFPSDSNFILARSPIDHTALVEGLKKKGVLIRDFGSKRRTENCVRPTVGTEELNRLLLEKTAEVIDECR
- the hisH gene encoding imidazole glycerol phosphate synthase subunit HisH produces the protein MRITLTDYGVGNLYSIRRSLENCGAEVVTVRDMRDVLDAECVVFPGVGAFDKTMEKLQPYREDIRERLLSGTPALGICIGMQIMFGSSAEGTTPGLGVFDGDVVPLTGRVVPHMGWNQVVSDDPLMEDVGDNNFYFAHSYRGNPAEDITIGTTEYEGAEIPTFFRKANTYGTQFHPEKSSSSGMAFLRNFIAFAESVL
- a CDS encoding 1-(5-phosphoribosyl)-5-[(5-phosphoribosylamino)methylideneamino] imidazole-4-carboxamide isomerase; this translates as MMVIPAVDVLDHQVVQLVGGVPGSQQIVMPNPADVAEMWVDKGARYLHLVDLDGAFGKENNIPVFKRIIRDAGVPAQVGGGIRSAETIDDLISAGADRVVVGTKAVKEPEWLAEMADRHPGRIVLGLDTKAGRIAIKGWQESAQMTVGEMFDIIRDLPLAGVLNTNVDVEGQKKGIDERQARDFISRCPCDVISSGGVTSRIDADILADAGAVGAVVGLALYTEVIKPWEWDTPWMA
- a CDS encoding transcriptional regulator; this translates as MKMPCELIVTHILPTARGALAKELVHNHGMTQVQVANLFGVTSAAVSQYIKGLRGGNNLIDKSAYREDFYNMISDTADMVADGKDLTEALCEICSFVKSSGLLKALYVYEGYSGELGVCMECPRTTITIPEGL
- a CDS encoding metalloregulator ArsR/SmtB family transcription factor is translated as MIDLNNSMRVVDMGTGAGLMAIWLTQMGHDVTALDLSKRMIDLAERNARELGLSIDYRIMDAQNPELPEASYDLVVARSVLWCLEDPVGAYERWLKLLKPGGHMAILDGNYYLDLFDEDYRRRKQYLDLKNGVDNNLHAKTNVGGVDLNIIRKLAYELPLTRERRPTWDVSTLLGLGMTDIHVLSLDSYSYSVLTENGFMKLPSNFIISAQKPYDDASPYDQEICRKPIDDSMLEKVARRVENVGTGGLQTLKAMADAKRMEIIIALMSGRMSVSQISVTVGASSSLVSHNLKIMKEAGIVESTKEGKEVKYSLVNPYVIRSILEMCNRIEGVS